The following DNA comes from Corynebacterium atrinae.
CTGCAGGCTCACCCTTCCGCCGAGCAAGCCCGAGAGGGATTTGCGCGGGAGAATGACCAGGGCATCGCGCTCAACGCCGGCAACCGCAATTACAAGGATCCCAGCCACAAGCCGGAGCTCGTGGTGGCGCTCTCCGAGTTCGACGCTATGACCGGCTTCCGCCCCCTCGAGCAGACCCGCGAACTGTTCGCCGCGCTGTCTTGCCCGGAACTCGATCGATACCTCACGATCCTCGATCCTTTCAACGAGTCCGACAGCTTGCGCGGGCTGTTCACCACATGGATCTCCATCCCCGCGCATGCGCGCCAGGAGCTTATCGACGCCGTCGTCACCGCCGCCAGCACCAATCTGGAGCGCGGCGACTGGATCTCCGACGTCCTGGTCACCGTCCTCGAACTGCAGGAACGCTACCCCGGCGACATCGGTGTGCTGGGCGCGCTGCTGCTCAACCACGTCCGCTTGCAGCCCGGCCAGGGAATCTACCTTGATGCTGGCCAGCTCCACGCCTATGTCCGCGGTCTCGGCGTCGAGATCATGGCTAACTCCGACAATGTTCTGCGCGGTGGCTTAACTTCCAAGTACGTCGACGTGCCCGAACTGGTCCGCGTCTTGGAGTTCTCCTCCCTGTCTGACCTGGTGGTCGAGCCGGAGGAAGGGGTCTATCCGACCCCGGCGCCCGAGTTCCAGCTCACCTGCCGCGAAGTCAGCCAGGCCGCACCGTGGACCATCGATCACGACGGCCCGGCTATCGCCATGTGCACGGCCGGCACGGTGGAACTGGGCGGCATGAGCCTAAAGCCCGGCGATGCGATGTGGATTCCGGCCTCCGACCCGGCGGTGACCGCGGGCGGTGCTGGCGGCCAGCTCTTCCTAGCTACTGCCTAAAACCACAGGTTGAACGGCCACGGGAGTGGCTGGCGCGGCACCCCAGTTGTTGGGGGCATGCCCGCGCGCTCTGGTTCTGATTCTGAGGTTGTCGGAGCTTCCGCGGGCTCGGGGGAAGGGGTTGCCGGTTCCGTAAACTGCGGAACCTGAGGTGTGTCGGTGCTCTCCGAGGGGACAGAGGTGCCAGGGTTCTCCGAGGTCGGCGACGGGGAGGTTGGTGCCGGGCTGGATGTAGTCGCTGGGCTCTCGGGGGCAACGCTCGGCTCGGTGGTGGAAGACCCCTGGACGTTTGGCGGCCGGTACACGGTTGTTGGCACGATG
Coding sequences within:
- the manA gene encoding mannose-6-phosphate isomerase, class I; protein product: MQQLTGVLRAYPWGSRTLIPELRGLPAPSDRPEAELWFGAHPAGPSTIDGRPLTEIIAEDPTAALGPRVRDQFGDGLPFLLKLLAAAEPLSLQAHPSAEQAREGFARENDQGIALNAGNRNYKDPSHKPELVVALSEFDAMTGFRPLEQTRELFAALSCPELDRYLTILDPFNESDSLRGLFTTWISIPAHARQELIDAVVTAASTNLERGDWISDVLVTVLELQERYPGDIGVLGALLLNHVRLQPGQGIYLDAGQLHAYVRGLGVEIMANSDNVLRGGLTSKYVDVPELVRVLEFSSLSDLVVEPEEGVYPTPAPEFQLTCREVSQAAPWTIDHDGPAIAMCTAGTVELGGMSLKPGDAMWIPASDPAVTAGGAGGQLFLATA